The stretch of DNA CGAACGCGAGGGTTACGAAGACGATCAGCAGGAGGAACCGCCAGTACTCCTTGACGAAGGCCTTCGGTCCCATTACGATCTCACCCCGTGGAACTTGTACCATCGAAGCAGGCTTACGTTCAACATATACGTGTTCATCAGGTCGGCCGCGAGACCGACGAAGAGGATGATACCGACCGACGCCAGCAGTTCGACGCCGAACAGCGACGCGGAGATCCCCATCACGAGCATCGCCATCATCGACGTGACGGTCATCGTGATACCGGTCCGCATCGCGCGGTGGGTGCTCTCGTAGAAGTCACCCTGTCTCCGCAGGACGTGGTTGTTCAACAGGATGTCCGAGTCGACCGAGTAGCCGATCAACATTAGCAACGCGGCGACGGTTCCCAGCGAGAGCGGAATGTCGGCGATCGACATGAACGCGAGCGGGATCACGATGTCGGAAAAGGCCGACGCGACGATCGCGATCGACGGCACGAACGTTCGGAAGAGCAGGAACGCGATGACGCTCATGCCGACGAACGCGACGGCGATCCCCAGTAGCGCGGTCTCCTGGGTCTGTTCGGCGAAACTCGCCGATGCCGTCGATTCCGACTGGACGATCGCAGCGTCCCCGTCTTGCTCTAAGTTCGCTTCGGCCTGATTCGACAGGTCCGCGATCAGGTCGTCGTCCTCGACGCCGGCGAACTGGATCGTATACTGGTTATCGACGTCCGGTGCCTGGACGGCCTGGATCGAGTCCGGTTCGACCCCGAACGCATCCTGAATCTCGGCCTCGGACGACGTCGTCTGAACTGTCAACTGTGCTCCGCCTGCAAAGTCCATTCCCAGCGGAACGGGTGCACCAGTCATCACGAACGTCCCGCCGAGAACGAGCAACGCAACTGCAAGAACCGCAAGCGGTACCGCCACGAGCTGGCGGTTACTGTACCGGGTGTACTCTAACTCCGGTACCTCGAAATTCCCCATGTACCCAACCACTGGTAGTCGGCCGAAGTAAGCCTTCTCAATTTCTCCAGCATATTTCTCGGAGAACAGAACTGGAAAATACGTCAGACTGAAACTCCTCGAGACCGTCGATCGGATATGGCGTCCAATCCAGGTCGCGACGGCGAACCCGAGGAGACCGCGGACCGAACGGCCGACAGCCGTGCCGACCGGATCGTGGTGTCGTACCCGTCCGATCTCTCGGACTGGGGCCGGTTCCAGGTCGAGAAGCCCTCGTTTCGCGCCTTCCTCCGCAAGACCCGCGAGGAGGCTCGCAAGGGCGACCAGTGGGAGGAGTTCGTCGGCGTCGGCTGCTGTGGCAACACGCTCGACGTTCCCCTTCGAGTCGAACGCGTCGAGGGCGGAACTCGAGTCGGCGACGACACCGAAATCGTCTACGAGGTCCGTGAAGCCTGCGGACTCGAGGGAAGCTGGCGCGTCCAGAGCCAGGGCGGGCCGGGACGCGCTTAGTCCGGCAGGTAGCGGACGCTCAACACGCCGTCGTCGGCCGACCGACGTACTTCGACGCGAACCGCCTCGAGTCGCGCCGCCCGTGCGATCGTCTCCTCGTCCTCTAAGACGTCGGTCGCGGCAGCCTCGACCTCGTCGCCGGGAACGGGGAAGACGTGTATCTCGCCGGTCCCGGCTCGCTCTTCTTTCACGATGTCACCGACGTCAGTCTCGGTTGCGAGCTCTTTCTCGTGCTGGGTCGGCTCGAGGTCGCTGTCGACCAGTTCGACCGACCGGCGCTCCTCGACGTCGACCACTTCCCATGCGACCTCGAGCGGCGGTTCTGGCGCAACGGTCGCCTCGAGGACGTCGTGGACCTCGAGGCCGGGATTCGAGGCGAGCGTGTGGACCTGTGCGGTCTCGACGTCGCGGACGACGGCCGACTCGCTTTCGGCGTGCGTGACGACGAACGTACCCGTCTTTTCGGTCATGGGCGTTCGTAGACGGAGGACGGTTTTCCGGGTTTCGTCTTCGACGAAACGGGGACGTTCCCACCGGTCGACGACCGAAGCAAGCTTATTGACGTCGGAGCGGCACCGTTAGCTATGGTCGTTTCGAAACTCCTGAAACTCTGTTACGCGGTAACCGTCCTGTACGGAAGCGTTACGGCACTCTCACCGAAACGCAGTCTCGCGGTATCGCTGCGCTGCTGGTACTGTGGCTTCGAGAACGTCTCGGAACTGGAACCGAAACCGTGGTACGTTCGCGCCACTCGAGCGGTCGGCGTCGGCATGATCGCTGCCGGGGTCGCCGGCTTCGTCCTCGAGGATCGGGCACGTGTGATCGAACCAGGAGAGGGGAAGAACGAGTCCCTCGAGTCGACCGAGACCGGTGACGTCGACACGTAACTGAACGCCCGGCCGCGTGACGGAACGCCTTTGGCGACGGCGGTTGCCCTCTTCCGTATGAACGTCGATATCGGTAACGCGCTCGCGTCCGAGGCGTCACCGGGCGTCTCGCGGGCGAGTCTCGAGCGCCTGGACGACCAGGTAGCCCAGGCCCACGAGCGGATCGAACGTGGCATGGAAAACGCCGAGCACGGCTACGAGGCGCTGAACCTTCCGGAACGGACGGATCCCGACGAGATCCGGACCGCCGTCGAACCGGTCGCCGACGCCGAGGCGCTGATCACCGTCGGCATCGGTGGCAGTTCGCTCGGTGCGGCGACGATCGTCGACGCGCTCGAAAGCGACACGGAGACCGTCTTCCTCGACAACGTCGACCCCGATTGGATCTCGCGGCGACTCGAGTCGCTGCCGCTCGAGGAGACGGCGATCAACGTCGTCTCCCGCTCGGGGACGACGGCGGAGACGCTGGCGAACTTCCTCGTCGTCCGCGAGGCCTTCGAGTCCGAAGGTGTCGACTGGACCGAGCGGACGATCGTTACGACCGGCGAATCCGGCCCGCTGCGGGACCTCGCTGACCGTCACGACCTCCCGTCGTTGAAGGTTCCCGACGGCGTTCCCGGCCGCTTCTCCGCGCTGTCTGCAGTCGGAATGGTCGCCGCCGCGGTCTGTGGCCACGACCTGGAGGCCTTGCTCGAGGGGGCCGCCGCCGAACGCGAGACGCTGACTGGATCGCTGTTCGACTGTCCGGCCTACGCCTACGGTGCGACGACCTACGCCCTCGACCAGCGCGGCGCGGGGACGAACGCCGTGATGCCGTACGCCGAGTCGCTCGAGACGTTCGCCGAGTGGTTCGCCCAGCTATGGGCCGAAAGTCTGGGCAAGGACGAACTCGGCCAGACGCCCGTCCGGGCGCTGGGCGTGACCGACCAGCACTCCCAGCTCCAGCTGTACCGTGCCGGCCCACGCGACAAGCTCGTCACGTTCCTCACCGCCGGAACCGACGAGAATCGACCGATCCCCGAGACCGACGTCGAGGATCTCGCCTACCTCGGCGGATCGACGCTCGGCGACCTACTCGAGGCCGAGTTCGAGGCGACGGAGGCGAGTCTCGCCGCCGCAGGTCGGCCGAACGTCCGCCTCGAGATCGACCGCGTCGACGAGTACGAACTCGGCGGCCTGCTGTACGGGATGGAGGCAGCCTGCGTCCTCGCGGGCGAACTCTACGGCGTGAACACGTTCGAACAGCCGGCCGTCGAGTGGGCAAAGAAGGCGACTCGCGGCCTGCTGGGTGGAGGGGTCTCGGAATCGGATTCCGATTCCGAGGCTCGTCGGGACGCGGAGCGTTCAGACGGCGAGTTCGAGGAAGCCGAGGCCGTCGCCGAGAAGTCGGAGCTCCGCGTCGAACGATAGACCGTTCGATCCGTCGCGTTGCGGAGGTCATATGAGGATTCACACGAAATGGAGATAACGAATGACCGATACTGTACGGGCCGACGACGCCGGCTCTGCCGGTTCCGACGCCGCCTCCGCCCTCGGGACGGGAATCGCGGCCGTGACGATGGCCGCTATCCTCGTGCCCGTTCGCCGCGGCGTCGACGAGCCGGCCGTCCTCGCCGCCGGTGGTTTTGCCCTCGCCGCCGTCCTCGCGTTTCTCGCACGCCGACACGCTGGTATCGACCACCGGAACGCTGCTATCGTCGCCTCCGTCTCGAGTCTCGCAGTCGTGTTGTTCTCCGGATACGCGCTGAACCGGGGACTTCTGGCGGTAGTCGAGATCCCGATCCCGTTGTCAGGGGGGGTGTGGTCGGTGTCGCTCGTCGTGGTCGCGTTTGCGCTTGCGGGGCTGGGTGTCGGACTCGGCGCTGCTGATTACTTCGGGGTCGGTGCGTCCGGACTCAAACGACGAGCACTGCAGACGGCGCTGCTGTCGGGACTGGGAATCATCGGGCTGTTCGTCGCGGAGCTAGCGACGCTCGTCGTCGCGGTTCCAACCCTGATAATGCTGGGGATACCGGAGCCGTCAGCCGTCCAGTTGATCGTCCTCAGCCAACTCGGAATGGCGCTCGGTACGGGCGCTCTTGCCGTGGGTTATCTCAGCCTCCGACAGCACAACCTGTCGTTTATCGACCTGCGTGTACCGTCGAAGCGGGACGTCGTCTGGGCCGTCGGCGGACTGATCGTCCTCTTCGGAACGCTGTTTCTGATCTCGTTTTTCTTCGAGGCGACCGGCGTCGAGAGCGCGGACCACGGGACGACCGACCAGGCACAGGAAACGCCACAGATTCTGCTCGTCCTGATTCCGGCGTCGATCCTGGTCATCGGCCCGTTCGAGGAACTGCTCTACCGGAACGTGATCCAGAAGGAACTGTACAGCACGTTCTCCCGGTATGGAGCGGTCGTCGTCGGGAGCGTCATCTTCGCGATCGTTCACACCGCCGCGTACTGGACGGCTGGCCCGGGTGCAGTCATCGCAAGCCTCGGCGTGGTCTTCGGTCTCTCGATCGTGCTGGGAATCCTCTACGAGCGCACGGAGAACCTGCTCGTGCCGGCGCTCGTTCACGGGGTCTACAACGCGATCCTCTTCGGGAACCTCTATCTGATCTACGGCTGACCGGCTCGCCGGTCGGTAGACGCGTCTCTCGGTCGCACAAATCACCGGCGAGTTCGGTCAGTACGCGTCAGGATGGATTCTTGCGTGCGAGTGAGGAGCCACAGATCGGACAGCGGTCTTTCTCCTCGTCGAACTCGCGACCACAGCCCTGACACTGCCAGTGCCAGTGACGCTGTTCGTCGATCCCCTCGCGGGCGATCACTTCGACGTCGACGTTGAGTTTCTCCGCGACGTTTTGCATCGCGTAATCGTCGGTCACGAGCGTCCCGTCGAGTTCGAAACTGGCCGCAATGAGTCGAACGTCGGTGTCGGACAGCACCTCGAGGTCGCCGGACTCTTTGGCCGCCCGCCGGACCTTCTCGGTGGTGTCCTCGTTGGGAATGTGGATGTGCATCCCGGAGCCTTCCATCGCGTCGTAGCGATAGGCGCTCTCGTCCTCGAGTTCTTCGCGGACGAGCGGGATCGTTGCAGTCTGTTCTGTCGTGTGAAAGTCGTGGATGAAAGCGGAGGAGTCGAGAACGTACATACCGTTAGCGCTTGACGACAATGTAATCTTTCACCGCCTGAACGCGGCTGACTGGCACGAGAAACCGACCGCCGTCGTCGACGTCGAAGTCGACTGCGCGGGCCGGAAGTTCGTCATCGGGTTCGATAACCAGGTCGCGAAGCTTTCCCGATTTGAGGTCCATCGTGATGTTGTAGAGAAGCCCGAGCTCCGTTCCGTCGGAACCCATGACGGCCTTCCCCGAGAGATTCTCTGCGAGTATCTCGCTCATGCATACCCGTATTTACTAATCGGTATTAAAATCCATGGGGTTGAGGGTCGTTCCGGCGCAGTCCGCCGATTTTCGATCGTTCGTTCGCCGCCAGGGAATTACCGGCTTCCCGTCGAGAAGTCTTCACTCCAGGGTGACCGCCCGCACCGCGGCGCTGCCGTGAGAGAGGTACGCGACGTCGCCGACGACCAGCGGTGGCGCGGTCGCGAGGCCGACGTCCCACCGAGAGACCGGTTCCGGAGAGTCCGCGTCGGGATCCAGGACGTGAACGTGTTCGTCGAACCCGAGCACGTACAGCCAGTCGTTCGTGGCGGCGATTTCGTAGTTGTGCAGTTCTCCGTTCCAGCCCCGGCCGTCCGTGTCGGTGTCCCACGTCCACGCCTGCTCCCCTTCGACGGTCACTGCGTGCACGACGCCGTCGCGATCGACGACGTGAATCTGGTCGCCGACGATCGTCGGCGTCGAGAGGACCGAGTCGGCGTCTGTCTCGTATCGCCATCGTTCGTCGCCGGTGTCTCCCTCCAGACCGACGACAGTCCCGTTCCGGGTCGCGACGACCACGAGATCGCGGTAGAGCGTCACGGCGATCGGATCGGTCACGGACCGAAACCAGACGGCGTCCCCCTCGTGAGTTATCCGTTCGACGCCCTCTCCGCTTACGGCCGCGACGACGCCCGAATCGTCGACGGCGAGTTGTCCAATCGACCCAGCTACCTCGACGATCCACTCCTCTTCTCCGCTCTCCGAGGACAGGCTAGCGAGTGTGCCACGGTGTCCGCCGACGTACACCGAGTCGTCGTAGGGGATCGGAGCGGTCTCGGTGATCGCAACGTCCGACCGCCACACGGCGTCGCCGGTCTCGACGTCACGTGCCACCAGGAACGTATCGCCAGTCGTTCGCGTATAGACGTGCTGCTCGTCGGCTGCGAACGGATAGAACGCGTTTCCGTCGTGCTCGGACCACAGCAGTTCTCCGCTTCGCGCATCGAGCGCGACCGTCTCGCGGTTGTTGTTGATATAGAACAGTCGCTCGTCTGAGAGCACCGGTTCGACGTAGACGCCCGTACTCGAGTCGTCGTGAGACCAGGCGAGACGGTCCGGGTTTGCTCCGCTCTCGATCGGAACGTGGCCCGAGTTCCGTGCATCGACTCGAGGTCGCGGAGCGTCCACGTCGACCGACTCGAGCGTCGTTCCGTCCTCGTCGTCGGGGAGTGACGCCGTATCGTCGGCGCGGAAACCGGTACAGCCAGCGACGACAGCGGATCCGGCGGCGACAAGCAGCTGCCGGCGGGTTGGAGGACCGTTCACGACACAAAAATCACCTCCCATAACAATTAATATTCTGCCACGTCTCGCCGTTTTCGACGTCGCTTTCGATGGGACGCGGTTTACTGACTCTCTGGGACGACCGTGA from Natronobacterium texcoconense encodes:
- the secF gene encoding protein translocase subunit SecF encodes the protein MGNFEVPELEYTRYSNRQLVAVPLAVLAVALLVLGGTFVMTGAPVPLGMDFAGGAQLTVQTTSSEAEIQDAFGVEPDSIQAVQAPDVDNQYTIQFAGVEDDDLIADLSNQAEANLEQDGDAAIVQSESTASASFAEQTQETALLGIAVAFVGMSVIAFLLFRTFVPSIAIVASAFSDIVIPLAFMSIADIPLSLGTVAALLMLIGYSVDSDILLNNHVLRRQGDFYESTHRAMRTGITMTVTSMMAMLVMGISASLFGVELLASVGIILFVGLAADLMNTYMLNVSLLRWYKFHGVRS
- a CDS encoding DUF5812 family protein, with the translated sequence MTEKTGTFVVTHAESESAVVRDVETAQVHTLASNPGLEVHDVLEATVAPEPPLEVAWEVVDVEERRSVELVDSDLEPTQHEKELATETDVGDIVKEERAGTGEIHVFPVPGDEVEAAATDVLEDEETIARAARLEAVRVEVRRSADDGVLSVRYLPD
- a CDS encoding glucose-6-phosphate isomerase, whose product is MNVDIGNALASEASPGVSRASLERLDDQVAQAHERIERGMENAEHGYEALNLPERTDPDEIRTAVEPVADAEALITVGIGGSSLGAATIVDALESDTETVFLDNVDPDWISRRLESLPLEETAINVVSRSGTTAETLANFLVVREAFESEGVDWTERTIVTTGESGPLRDLADRHDLPSLKVPDGVPGRFSALSAVGMVAAAVCGHDLEALLEGAAAERETLTGSLFDCPAYAYGATTYALDQRGAGTNAVMPYAESLETFAEWFAQLWAESLGKDELGQTPVRALGVTDQHSQLQLYRAGPRDKLVTFLTAGTDENRPIPETDVEDLAYLGGSTLGDLLEAEFEATEASLAAAGRPNVRLEIDRVDEYELGGLLYGMEAACVLAGELYGVNTFEQPAVEWAKKATRGLLGGGVSESDSDSEARRDAERSDGEFEEAEAVAEKSELRVER
- a CDS encoding CPBP family intramembrane glutamic endopeptidase, yielding MTDTVRADDAGSAGSDAASALGTGIAAVTMAAILVPVRRGVDEPAVLAAGGFALAAVLAFLARRHAGIDHRNAAIVASVSSLAVVLFSGYALNRGLLAVVEIPIPLSGGVWSVSLVVVAFALAGLGVGLGAADYFGVGASGLKRRALQTALLSGLGIIGLFVAELATLVVAVPTLIMLGIPEPSAVQLIVLSQLGMALGTGALAVGYLSLRQHNLSFIDLRVPSKRDVVWAVGGLIVLFGTLFLISFFFEATGVESADHGTTDQAQETPQILLVLIPASILVIGPFEELLYRNVIQKELYSTFSRYGAVVVGSVIFAIVHTAAYWTAGPGAVIASLGVVFGLSIVLGILYERTENLLVPALVHGVYNAILFGNLYLIYG
- a CDS encoding NOB1 family endonuclease gives rise to the protein MYVLDSSAFIHDFHTTEQTATIPLVREELEDESAYRYDAMEGSGMHIHIPNEDTTEKVRRAAKESGDLEVLSDTDVRLIAASFELDGTLVTDDYAMQNVAEKLNVDVEVIAREGIDEQRHWHWQCQGCGREFDEEKDRCPICGSSLARKNPS
- a CDS encoding PRC-barrel domain-containing protein yields the protein MSEILAENLSGKAVMGSDGTELGLLYNITMDLKSGKLRDLVIEPDDELPARAVDFDVDDGGRFLVPVSRVQAVKDYIVVKR
- a CDS encoding outer membrane protein assembly factor BamB family protein, which codes for MNGPPTRRQLLVAAGSAVVAGCTGFRADDTASLPDDEDGTTLESVDVDAPRPRVDARNSGHVPIESGANPDRLAWSHDDSSTGVYVEPVLSDERLFYINNNRETVALDARSGELLWSEHDGNAFYPFAADEQHVYTRTTGDTFLVARDVETGDAVWRSDVAITETAPIPYDDSVYVGGHRGTLASLSSESGEEEWIVEVAGSIGQLAVDDSGVVAAVSGEGVERITHEGDAVWFRSVTDPIAVTLYRDLVVVATRNGTVVGLEGDTGDERWRYETDADSVLSTPTIVGDQIHVVDRDGVVHAVTVEGEQAWTWDTDTDGRGWNGELHNYEIAATNDWLYVLGFDEHVHVLDPDADSPEPVSRWDVGLATAPPLVVGDVAYLSHGSAAVRAVTLE